The Salicibibacter halophilus DNA window GTGTCATGCGGCCGTGGACCAAAGGTTCACGTATTTCCAATGGACCCGGTCCACTGAAAGCATGGACGGAGTTTCGTGATTTTCCTGCACCGGCGAAGGAACGTTTTCGCGACTGGTTTGCAAAACGAAGGAGGTCGTCGTCTGATGAGTAGAGGAACGATCCGGGGACGAGAAGAATTTTTAAATCAAATCGCTGAGAAAAAAGAACAACCGCGCAGCGAACACGTGGAACGCCCCGAATGGAAGGTGCAGCCCCAATGGGATATTTTTGCAAACGAGACGACTGATCAGTTAGTGGGTCGCTTCAAAGAGCAATGTAAAAACATTCATACGAATGTCATCGAAACAACGAGCGGAGGACTTCGGGAAGCGGTCGCGGAAACGATCGGGGCTTATCAAGCAGAATCTGCAATCATGTGGGACGATGAAAGGCTGATGACGGCAGGGCTCGACGAAGCATTTCGCGAACAAATGCAAGATCTCGGTGTGGAAGTGCATGTTTGGAATGCTGATGACGGCAATGAAAACATTCGGCGGGCGGAACGTGCCGGGGTCGGGATCACCTATAGCGATATGACTTTAGCGGAATCAGGCACGGTCGTATGCTTAAGCTCGCCGCAGAAAGGAAGGGTCGTCAGTACCCTTCCGGAAAATTATATCGCTGTCATCCCCCGCAGTACGATTGTGCCCCGTTTAACCCAAGCCACCCGCCACATCCATGAACGGGTGCAAAACGGCGAGGAAATCCCGTCCGGCATTCATTTTATCTCGGGACCATCCAATAGCGCCGACATTGAAATGAGCCTGGTCGTCGGAGTGCACGGGCCGATGAGAGCGACTTATATTATTTTGGAAGATATGTGATTAGAAAGCTGCTGTCGAGCGGTACGAAACGGATAGGTTGACCCTCAAAAGGTGACCGAACCATCTCGAAAGGTACAATAAAGGAAGAGTGGAAGTAGAATAAAAGTTGGACACACAAAATTGGTGCATTGTTAAAATGGATCTAAAGGAGTGTGCCTATTTTGCAACATCATGATATAGAATTTAAACGGTATGCGGTGAAACTTATCGTTCATGAGGGTAAAAAAAGAGCAGATGTCGCGAGAGAGCATGGAATCTCCGCTAGCACGCTGGAAAATTGGGTGAGAAATTATCGTGAGGATAAGGGGGACTCCCTTTTCGGAAGCGGTTATCTCACGCCAGCGGAAGAGCAACATCAACGGGACGTGAAAAGAATTGAGGAATTGGAAGAAGAAGTGGCGATTCTAAAAAAGGCAGCGGCCTTCTTCGCCAAAAACCAGGAGTGATCTACCACTTCATCGAGGAACACCGACAAGAGTTTCGTGTGGCGAAGATGTGCGAGGTTTTAGGTGTTTCCAGAGGCGGCTATTACGAATGGCGCAACCGCCCGCAATGCCCGCAAAAACAGCGAAAAGAAACCATCGTTGAGGCCATCGAGCAAATCTTTATCCAATTCCGGAAAACGTTTGGGAGTCCGCGGATAACGAGGGAACTGCATAAACACGGCTTTACAGTCACTCAGAAAACGGTGTCGAATTATATGCGAGAATATGATCTTCGCCCAAAGACCGCCATGAAGAAAGGGAAAAAGACAACCGATTCCAATCATGATCACCCGGTGTATCCCAACCTGCTTCAACGGGATTTTCATACAGATCATCCCAACGAGGCTTGGGTGGCGGATATCACCTATATCTGGACCCGGGAAGGCTGGCTTTACCTGGCATCGGTGATGGACTTATTTTCTCGTAAGATCATTGGCTGGAATATCAGTCACCGTCTCACGAAAGAACTGGCCATAACTGCCTTACATCGGGCGATGCGCCTTCAACCTCCGCAAGAGGGACTCATCCACCACTCAGACCGGGGGAGCCAATATGCCTCCCATGCCTATCAGGCTATTCTCCAGGAACACGGCATGCTCACAAGTATGAGCCGGAAAGGCGATTGTTATGACAATGCGTGCATCGAGTCTTTTCACGCTACCATTGAAAAAGATCTGCTGGCCCATGAAACCTACGATACACGGGAGGAGGCTAAGATGAGCGTTTGGGAGTACATTGCCTGCTTTTACAACGAAGAACGTACCCATTCCACCATTGGCTATATGTCGCCTAACCAATTCGACCGGCAGTATAGACAAGCTCAAAGAGGCGACATGACGGTGTAACGAAAAAACGCTGATAGCAAATATGATCGTTATGCTGGGAGCCGTGAAGTTTACCTTTGACAGCTGTGCCCGATGCCCCGATTCACCGGTTGGGGATGGGGCCCCTCCGCCGAATCGGGAGCATCGATCGGTTCGTGGTACACTGACGGATGCGGCTGATGCGCCCATGAGCTTTTTTCTCCCAGCCGCCATCAGATGCACACCACGAACCGAAGCAGCTGTCAAAGGCGGCGGATTCAGAAATAGCAACTTGAAACTTGAGGACTAAAAAGGCACCAATTTTCTGTGCTCGTATTATTGACATAACTCCAAGAGTTGTCCCCAAAAGGCGGCCGTGCCACCCCGAGAGGTACAAAAAAGTAAAAATTGACCCTCAAAAGGTGATCGCCCCCCTGAAAGAGGTACAACAAATAAGGAATTGTACCTTAAAGATATAATGGACCAGCTGAGAGGTACGAAAATGGAAGAATTTATCTCTCGAAGGGCGGTCGAGCTACCTCGGGGACTGAAAGCCTGTTGTGATTCTTCAATGGAGGCGTTGTTATTGTCAACATTGCTGCGATCCAAAAAATAGTAGTACAAAATCGTGTGAAGATCTACTTCCAGGACTTTTTTATGCTATATTTTCAAAAAGAAAGGAAGTGGGCAATGGAAAAGATAAAAGAACGTGAACCATCAGCGGAATTAAAAATTTTGCGATTATTAAATCCGCGAATGAATCTTCAGGACTATCAGCATTATTTGAACCTAGAAAAAGGTTTTGCCGGCGAGTTGCAACTGGATATTTGGCTGGAAGGACTTACAAATGATTGTCTTGTCGTCAATGATTTGTTACTCGAGCATAAGGGAAAGGCGTTTCAAATTGATTCGTTCGTAGTTTTCCAAAGTATAATCTATGTTTTCGACTCCAAATATCATGAAGGCGACTTTTATCTAGATACCAATAAATGGAAAACGCTTGCCGGGAAAGAAATAAACAGCCCTCAGCCGCAAATGGAGCGAGCCGAATCCCTCCTGAGACAATTGCTTCAACAACGCCTTAACATCGACATTCCGATCGAATCCCTCCTAGTTTTTACTCACCCTGAATTTTACTTGTACAATGCCCCTCCGACACTGCCTGCCATTTTTTATAACCAGCTCCATCGCTTTATGAAAAAAATGAACAGCATGGCGTCGAAACTCAATCGAAGTCATGAAAGCCTTGCTGAACAGTTAATTGCTCAGCATTTGAATAAGTTTCCCCATACCCGTTTACCCGAATATGACTATGAACAATTGAAAAAAGGTGTTGTTTGCGGTAAATGTACATCCTTTATGGTTGAAGGGGGACGAGTATGGGTGTGTGGAGAATGCGGCTACAAAGAAAATGCCCAAACTGCGATCATCCGTAGCGTAGAGGAATTTCAGCTCCTTTTTCCGGACCGAAAAATTACCAGCGCCACAATTCGTGAATGGTGCGCGGTGAATGGTGACCGTAAAAAAATCACAAGGACACTTTCCAATTATTTCAAACGCATGGGAAAAGGACCGGCTTCATATTATATTGATTGATGCCATTTTCCGCGTTCTCGAGACTAAGAACGTTCCCTGTCCACCGGCCGTTTTGCAAACAAATAAGTATCCTTGGATGCGTTCCATCCGGCAATGGCAAGCATAATGCTTAAGAATGTAAGGATAATGATCGGCAATCCCCACGTATTTGTGTAATCATAAAGAAACCCGAGCAAAATCGGTCCTGAGGCGGCCAATAAATATCCGAATGATTGCGCCATTCCCGATAACTGGGAGGCTTGCTGCGCAGATGTGGTTCTTAAGTTGAATAAAATAAAAGAAAGACTAATGCTGGCACCTTGGGCAATTCCGATAAAAAAGATGAACAAAAAGTGTAGCGGCACTGAATGTCCGATTGCATATAAACCTATGAAACCGGCTAAGTAAAAAAAGATGATAAATAAAACAATCACCCGTTGATTTTGCAAGCGGGTGGCGAGAATTGGGGTTAAAAAATTGGTTGGAAGTCCGCAAAGTTGCATAAAGCTAAGCAGCCAACCGGCGGTAACCGCATTGATCCCATTTGCTTGCACCATCTCGGGAAGCCAGGTGATTAAACTGTAAAACAGAGTGGACTGCACCCCCATGAAGACGGTAATTTGCCAGGCGAGGGGAGAGCGCCATAACTTTTGCTCCGCCCCTGTATGCTTCTCCGCCATTTCGGGTTTTTGCGCTTGGCGAAGCTGGGGCACCCAAACGCCCATTGCGGCAATGACGACAATCGCCCAAGAGGCAAGCGCACCTTCCCAATCCAAGCCGAGATGAACGGCTAGCGGAATGCTGATTCCGGAACCGATGGTCGCAAACAGGCTCATGGATGTCATGTAAATGCTCGTCATCAGCCCTGTATGTTTTTCAAATTTTAATTTTACAAAACCTGGAAGCAACACGTTGCAGACCGCAATACCGATTCCAATGATGGCTGTTCCCATAAACAACGTTGTCGAGTAACCGGCAGACCTTAAAAGGATGCCAATCAGTAACGTAAATAACCCTGCAAATATCGCCCACTCGATCCCCCATTTTCGCGCGAGCCTTGGGGCAGCGATGGAAAGAACGGCGAACGCGAGTAATGGGAGGGTGGTAATTACCCCAGCCTCGCTGTTTGTTAACTGCAAGTCCTCTCGCAGAATCCCAATGAGCGGGCCAACGCTTGTAATCGCGGGACGTAAATTAAACGCGACAAAGATAATCGCGAGAATGATCCATATCATCGGGCTCGATAGACGCTGTTTCATGATGAATGGCTCCTTTTGATGATGAAAAAATGACAGTATTAACCTATTGTATCATGAAAAAAAGATGCCCGGACGAGGGCATCTTTAACTTTTCCCCGGGAATATTCATGAGCATCTCTAGTATTTGTGATAAAAGGACCCCTATATTTTACGTATACCTCCCTTCCAAAACAGAATCAAAACCCGACATTTAACGTAATAGGATTCGTGTCTTGATCCTATTAAAATGAAAGTTAATCGCCTACATTTTGGTTTTTGGTACGAATACGTATTCGTATTTCAAAAGGATAAGCTCTAAAGTGAATGTAAAACTAGACAGTAGGCGCAACCCAAAGGGATAATATATAAATTTTTAGCGCTGGAACTTCAATGAGGAAGGAGGGTAGGGGATCCTTCATATTTTTATTAGCGAAACGGATTTCGATAAAAATACAGAGAAATAATGAAATATGAATGCAAAGGGGTGAAATATGTGGGCTTTTTTCAAATGTTGTCAGCTGAGTTTTCGAAAATTTTCAGTAACAAACCACTGATTATTTCTACCATTGCTGTATTGCTGTTTCCGGTAATGTACAGTGTAGCACTGCTTTCCAGTACGATGGAACCGACAGACAATATAGATAACCTGCCCGTAGCTGTTGTCAACATGGACGAGGGAGCTTCTATGGGAGAGGATGAAATTCAAGCCGGTGACGACCTTGTAAACGAATTGCAAGAGGAGCAAGTGCTCGATTTCCAATTCGTTGATCAGGCAGAAGCAAATGAAGGTTTGGAAAACGGTGACTATTACATGACAGTCGAAATTCCTTCCGATTTTTCAAGCAGAGCAACAACTGTGATGGACGAAAACCCTGAACAGACTGAATTGATATACACGCAAAATGAAGGATTAAGCCACATGGCATCTCAGGTTACTGATGCCGCCATCACAGAAATTATGGAAGGGCTTTCAGAGCAAATCACGGCTACTTACGTAACACAAATGTTTGACCAGCTTGGCGATGTTTCGGACGGCTTCACGGAAGCGGCGGATGGTTCCGGTGAAATTAACGATGGAACGGAAGACTTAATCGCCGGAACTTCAGAGATGCTTGGCTCTCTTGTAGGTGAGTCCGATGAAATTGCCCGGCTGTCAGACGGTGCCGATGAATTAAATCAGGGTACCGGGACATTGCTAAGCTCTTTGGAAGAGCAAAGCCCAGACATTTCCGAGTTATCCGGCGGAGCCAATGAATTGGAAGACGGTACCGAAGAACTGCTGGGTAGTTTAACAGGAGAGAGCTCCGACATTTCCGAATTGTCAAGCGGAGCCAATGAATTGGAGGACGGCACCGAGGAACTGCTGGGTAGTTTAACAGGAGAAAGCTCCGACATTTCCGAACTGTCAAGCGGAGCCAATGAATTGGAAAACGGCACCGAGGAACTGTTGGGTAGTTTAACAGAGGAAAGCTCCGACATTTCCGAATTGTCAAGCGGAGCCAATGAATTGGAGGACGGCACCGAGGAACTGCTGGGTAGTTTAACAGAGGAAAGCTCCGACATTTCCGAACTGTCAAGCGGAGCCAATGAATTGGAAGACGGCACCGAGGAACTGCTGGGTAGTTTAACAGAGGAAAGCGCTGACATTTCCGAATTGTCAAGCGGGGCCAATGAATTGCAAAAATCTCGGTTCCAATTTCCAATTTTAAAAGCGCCGGTGTGAACAAAGAATATGCGGCATCGTTCTACATTTCTGTGGAATAGGTATGTCTATTTGCCCATAAAGAGCTGTTGGATGGTCAAATTTCGCCATCCTTTGCTATTCTCTGATACATTCAGACAAACGAACGGTGGACAACGCGTTTATTCTAACAGCGCATAAAGGGGAACATCCTCCCTGACCGCATCGATTCTGAACTCTTCGATAAGAAAAGACAGGGTCATCCCCTTGTTCCAAAAATCTTTCACCCTGCGGAAAGTATAGAGTTGAAATAAGTTAAACGCGATCATGATGAACATGACCATGGCTTCGATGGCGCGTGGATGGTGCATAAAGCAGTGGTGTATATGCCACTTGGTTTTGAGTTCCCGAAAGCCGTTATTTTCAATATCCCATCTTTCGTGAATCATTTCCCAAACGTCTTTGGTCGGCACATGTTTACCGAGCGTGGTCACCACCCAAACCTCTTTGATGGTCTCGACGCGTTCGACGGTCTTGCCTTGATACATGTTTTGCGTGATCGTCTCGCGGAATCTCAGAAAGCGGACGGGCTCGGGAACGCCTCCCATTTCAAATCCTTCTTCATCCCATGCTTCGACATGGATATGCTTTTGTTTTCTCTTCGTTTGCTTGCCCTTTGGCTCCGGGTCCTCGTGGGTCCATTGAGCGTCAGAGTCACGCTTTTGAAAAAGCCCCAGCGCATCTTTGACGAGATTCAAACGTTTGTTTTTGACGCGAACGATCGCATCCATGCCAATGGCGCGTACGTCATTGATAAAAGGGGCATTGGCATACAGGGCATCACCCACGATCACATCGGCAAAATGATGATGTTGCTCATAAAGGTTTCGGATGAGTCGTTTCCCGCCTGTGAGTTCGCCCTCATCGTCATCTTTCTCATCCCTGGGATGTAAGTGGTCGATTCCAAGGATCACGTGAGGATCAGAGCCGATCGTCATGCAAGCGACGCCTTGATGGTAATAATGGGTTTCGCCATCAATGACACGGGTTAAGCATGCGTCACATTCTTTCACCTTGCTTTCAAACAGTTCAAATCCATCCAGAGCAACGACCACTCGTCCCTTCATCGTTCCCTGTTGGAAAACTTTGTTTCGCTTTGCCTTGCGAATCGTATCGTCATGCATCGCCTGTAAAGGCTCCAAATCATACTGACTTAAAGACTCACGCACGGCATCAACACGGGGCAAGCGAACGCCAGGGAAAAGCTTTTTGAATCGCCCAAATTTCACCCATTGGTCCAACACATTCAAGCTCGGCATGCGCCACAGACAACCCAGCATAAGGATAGAGCATATCGTCGATGCTAGAATGTCCGGATCTTTTCTTCCGTCCTTTGCCCTCTTGATTTTTTCGCCGATTCCATATACCTTAGACACATAGGTGAGTAGTTTTTGCAAAGTAGGTCTACCCACCGTTAACACCTCCTTTTTTGTCCTTAGGAGGTGTTTCTTCATTTTTCGCTGATTCCCTTCCTTTGTTCCCCATTTTTTCCAATCAAAATGCGATTTTTGCTATTTTACGTTGTTTTCGCCAATCCCTTGTTACACCTGATTTGATGGCGCATTTTTTTATTTAGAACCGAGATTACTGAATGAATTGGAAGACGGCACCGAGGAACTATTGGGCAATTTGACAGAGGAAGAATCTGATATTGAAGAATTAGCTGCCGGCGCAGAAGAGTTAAATACCGGAAGCGATGAAGTTGAAGAAGGTGCCAATGATGTGCTTGCCGGATTGTTAGATGCCCAAGCAGGGGCAGGAGAGTTGCAAGAAGGAGTAGCACAATTTGAGGAATTTCTGCCAATTCTTGAAGATCTCTTAGGAGAAGAAGCGGCGGAAGGAATTGGAGAACTAATAGAAGGCGTCGATCAATTGAATGCAGGAATTGATGAGTTAGTCGTTGGACAGACTGATCTTGTAGACGGAGCAGAGGACTTATCCGCTGGAGCTTCTCAGGTAGCTGATGGAACTGCTTCAGTAAATGATGGGTGGGGAGAACTGATCGTCGGAGCCACCGAACTAAATGACGGGGCATCTCAAGTCAATGAAGGCACGAGTTCTGTAGAAAGCGGTTGGAATGAATTAACCGTCGGAGCCACCGAACTGAATGACGGAGCATCCCAAGTCAATGAAGGCACGGGTTCTGTGGAAAGCGGCTGGGATGAATTAACCGTCGGAGCCACCGAATTGAACGATGGAGCATCTCAAGTTAATGAAGGCACGGGTTCTGTGGAAAGCGGCTGGGATGAACTAACTGTTGGTGCCACCGAACTGAACGACGGAGCATCCCAAGTCAATGAAGGCACGGGTTCTGTAGAAAGCGGCTGGGATGAACTAACTGTTGGTGCCACCGAACTGAACGACGGAGCATCCCAAGTCAATGAAGGCACGGGTTCTGTAGAAAGCGGCTGGGATGAATTAACCGTCGGAGCCACCGAATTGAACGACGGAGCTATTCAAATCAATGAAGGTACGTATGCTGTAGAAAGCGGCTGGGGCGAACTAACCGAAGGTGCCACCGAACTGAACGATGGATCATCCGAACTCAGCGATGGCACAGACTCCGTTGAAGCCGGTTGGGCTGATTTAACCGATGGTGCCAATCAGTTAAATGACGGGGCAGAAGAATTGTATGATGGCAGTGATGAATTACATTCGAGCTTACAGGATGGAGCCGATGAGGTCGCGGCGACTTCAACTGAAGATGATAACGTGGAGATGTTTGCCTCCCCGGTTCAGGGAACGGGAGAACAGGTTAACGCATTTTCTGAATATCGCCAATCTGAGGCACCTTATGTGTTATCCATTGCTCTGTTTGTCGGAGCATTATTGATCTCTTTCGTGGTCAATTTCCGTAAACCAGAAGTGGTTCCAACTTCAGGTTTTCAGTGGTTTGCCGGGAAGTTCACGATTATTGCTTCACTTGCAATTGCTCAAGCAGTCTTGCTTTCCGTTATCACAGTTATACTTGGAACACCGGTTGCAAGCTTTTTAAACTTATTATTGTTTGCTATATTCGTCAGTATAACATTTGTGGCGATTGTTCAACTGCTTGTATCTGTCGCAGGGCTTATTGGAAAATTCCTTGCCGGAGCCTTGATTCTTGTGCAATTGCAGTTGACAGGAGGTCCGCTCCCGATTGAATTGCTACCCGCTTCTTTGCAGTGGATAAGTCCAATGCTCCCTATGACTTACTCCATTGAAGGGTTCAAATCGGTCGTTAACGCTGGGTCACTTGATGGAGGTAGTATAATCGCTTTATCCTTGTTCTTGATGATTTGTGCAGTAGCCACCCTTATCTATTTCCTAGTTGCATTTTCTAGAAAAAGGGAAAAAGATGAGGATGAAACTGAACGTGTAACCGCGTAAATGATTTGTGAAAAGAAACATTAATAAGAGCGTTAAAAGCCCTGTCTCGATGAAAAGAGACAGGGCTTTTTAGGCCATCCGATAATCTAAAAATTTTCCTGGAACCATTGGCTTGCTGCCTCGACCTCTGTTTTTGTCAGTTGATGGCCGGTGTTCTCCCAAAATAATTCAACATTCGATCCTGCGCTTTCCAGGGTGGAAGCGAGTTCTTCTGTCTCTTCCGGGCGGCAGATGGGATCTTGTTTACCGGCCCCGATAAATACAGGGACATCTTTTAGTGAAGGGAGCTCGACATTCCGCAAAGGCACCATCGGATGATGCAGCACCGCACCTTTTAGTACATTTTCATAATGATAAAGCAAGCTGGCCGCGATGTTGGCACCATTAGAATATCCGACAGCGACAATTTGCTTGCGGTCAAAGCCGTATTTTTCCGCGCTTTCGTCGAGAAAATCCGCAAGTTCTTTCGTTCGAGCCACAAGATCTTCTTCGTCAAATACACCTTCGGCCAGGCGCCTGAAAAATCTGGGCATGCCACCTTCGGATACATTTCCGCGCACGCTTAAGACCGACGACGATGGAGAAATCATTTGTGCTAACGGCAACAAGTCGTTTTCATCTCCTCCGGTTCCGTGCAAGAGTAAAAGGACCGGTCCTTCTGTGTTCGTACCTTCTTTGAAAATATGATGCATGTGTCTGTTCCTCCTCTATGAGCGTTTGGTGTCCAGTGGTTTTAGTTTCGCTTCAATTTGTTCCCGTTGCGGCTCGAGGTAAGGTGGCAAGGCCAAAGATTCGCCCAAATGTGCCAAATCTTCATCTGTGTCAAAACCGGGTCCATCCGTTGCGAGCTCAAAAAGGATACCATTCGGCTCACGGAAATAAAGGGAACGGAAATAATAACGTTCTACAAAACCCGAATTCGGCAGGCCGGTATCATCAATGTGGGAGATCCATTTTCTTAATGCATCCTCATCATCGACGCGAAAGGCTACGTGATGAACGCCGCCTCTTCCTTGACGTTCAAAAGGGAGTTCGGGAGCGTGCACGATATGCACTTCCGACCCTGTTCCGCCTTTGCCAGTCTCAAATACGAGCACTTCCCTGTCTTTCAGCGTATAGTCTACATTTTCTTTTCTGCGATAGCCCATGACTTTTGTCAGGATTTCAGCCGTAGGTTTCGGATCGCGCACGGTGAGATGAATCGGCCCCAGACCAATGATGCCGTATTTTTGCGGCACCGGGCTTTCGTTCCAAGGAACGCCTCCAGGGACGCCTTTATTCGTTTCATCAGAGACAAGGAGGAGACGTTGCCCTTCAAAATCCTCAAACGAGAGTGCATTTCGACCGGCGCGCACTTCAATGTTTCCGTGTGAAACGTCGTATTGCTCAAATCGTGATTTCCAATAATCAAGCGCCTCATCATTTTTTACGCGCAAAGAAGTTCCGGAAATACTGCTTGCTCCACGCTTGTTTGGCGCGGCCATCGGAATTTCGAAAAAGGTTAGCTCCGTTCCGGGATTGCCCCGTTCATCTCCGTAAAAAAGATGATAAACGCTGACGTCGTCTTGATTGACCGTTTTTTTAACGAGGCGCATCCCCATGATTTCGGTATAGAATTCCACGTTTTTGGCCGCATTGGCGGTGAGCGCCGAGAGGTGATGGATGCCTTTTAATTCCATAAATCTTCCCCTCCTTGCTTTTGTAATTTCGTTAAAAGATGAAGCAGTTGCACTTGTTCGTCTTTGTTCAACGCTTGAAATTGGGACGCTTGAAATTGTTCTTGTTTTGGAACCACCTCTTGGTAGAGTTCCGTCCCCTGCGTTGTTAATGTAATATATTTTGTTTTCCACTCTTGCCTGCGTGTAATGAGTTTTCTGTTTTCCATACGTTTGATTAATTGGGTGATGTTCCCTTTCGAAACGAGTAATTTTTGTGCGAGTTCCTGTTGGGTGATCGGTTGACTGGCACCGATTTGAACGAGCAGATCAAATTGGGCGATCGATAAGCCGTAGGGATCCAGATGCTGATTGGACGCTTTGACACTTTGCTGAAAAAAACGCGCAAGCCTGAACCACAAAAGGAGTCCTCGTTGCTTATCGTGTTTCGATAACCGCATGACGTCCCTCCTTCACATTCAGTTTATAACTAAACTGATGACATGTCAACTAATGGGATTCGCTTAAAACACATGCATAAAAAGTAAAGATAGCGGGTAAAGCAAACGAGAGATGACCAGATGGGAGGTTGCAAGATGAGATATCGCCAATTAGGAAAAACCGGGATTGAGCTTTCGGAAATAAGCTTAGGAACGATGAGTTTACCCCTGGATCAAAAAAAAGCCACCGCCATTGTGGATGCCGCGTTGGAAAAAGGGGTGAACTATTTCGATACCGCCGATTTGTATAAATATGGGGAAATTGAAGAAATGCTCGGTAAGATCATCAAAGGGCGGCGAGATGATTTTATTTTGGCTTCCAAAGGAGGAAACCATTGGGAGAAAGGAAAAGATAATTGGTTTTGGGATCCTTCAAAAGCGTATATAAAAGAAGCATGCAAGGCCAGTTTAGGGCGGCTCGGCATCGATTATCTTGATGTTTACCAACTGCATGGCGGAACGATAGAGGATCCGATCGACGAAACAGTGGAAGCATTTCAGGAACTTCAGCAAGACGGTTACATCCGGGAATGGGGCATTTCATCCATTCGTCCGAATGTGATTAAAAGATACGCGGGCGCGGGGATCTCCAGCGTAATGATGCAGTACAGTTTGCTTGACCGGCGCCCGGAAGAAGAAATACTTGATTTTTTATATGATCAAGGGATTAGTGTTATCGTTCGCGGACCGGTTGCAAAAGGGATGCTGAGCATGAAGGCTGAAGAAAAAGTGCCGGAGAACGGCTTCCTTGGACACACACGAGCAAAAGTCATGCGTGCCGCTGAAAAAGTGCAGCAAATACGAGGCGTGGAAGCGGCCGCGCAAACGGCAATTCAATATGTGTTGAAACATCCGGCAGTTACCTCGGTAACGACTGGGGCAAGTACACCGCAGCAAGTGTTTGAAAATATCGGCGCATCCGAATTAAAACCGTTAACGGAAAAAGAATATGAGCGATTGCAAAACAGTATCCCCGCAGAGGTTTATGAACAGCATCGCGTGTAGGAGAACCAGAATATCGGGCGTTACATTTGACACTTATCATGTAGCTTGATAAAATTTATCTTGGAGTCAAG harbors:
- a CDS encoding ring-cleaving dioxygenase — encoded protein: MELKGIHHLSALTANAAKNVEFYTEIMGMRLVKKTVNQDDVSVYHLFYGDERGNPGTELTFFEIPMAAPNKRGASSISGTSLRVKNDEALDYWKSRFEQYDVSHGNIEVRAGRNALSFEDFEGQRLLLVSDETNKGVPGGVPWNESPVPQKYGIIGLGPIHLTVRDPKPTAEILTKVMGYRRKENVDYTLKDREVLVFETGKGGTGSEVHIVHAPELPFERQGRGGVHHVAFRVDDEDALRKWISHIDDTGLPNSGFVERYYFRSLYFREPNGILFELATDGPGFDTDEDLAHLGESLALPPYLEPQREQIEAKLKPLDTKRS
- a CDS encoding aldo/keto reductase — encoded protein: MRYRQLGKTGIELSEISLGTMSLPLDQKKATAIVDAALEKGVNYFDTADLYKYGEIEEMLGKIIKGRRDDFILASKGGNHWEKGKDNWFWDPSKAYIKEACKASLGRLGIDYLDVYQLHGGTIEDPIDETVEAFQELQQDGYIREWGISSIRPNVIKRYAGAGISSVMMQYSLLDRRPEEEILDFLYDQGISVIVRGPVAKGMLSMKAEEKVPENGFLGHTRAKVMRAAEKVQQIRGVEAAAQTAIQYVLKHPAVTSVTTGASTPQQVFENIGASELKPLTEKEYERLQNSIPAEVYEQHRV
- a CDS encoding alpha/beta hydrolase; the encoded protein is MHHIFKEGTNTEGPVLLLLHGTGGDENDLLPLAQMISPSSSVLSVRGNVSEGGMPRFFRRLAEGVFDEEDLVARTKELADFLDESAEKYGFDRKQIVAVGYSNGANIAASLLYHYENVLKGAVLHHPMVPLRNVELPSLKDVPVFIGAGKQDPICRPEETEELASTLESAGSNVELFWENTGHQLTKTEVEAASQWFQENF
- a CDS encoding MarR family winged helix-turn-helix transcriptional regulator, translated to MRLSKHDKQRGLLLWFRLARFFQQSVKASNQHLDPYGLSIAQFDLLVQIGASQPITQQELAQKLLVSKGNITQLIKRMENRKLITRRQEWKTKYITLTTQGTELYQEVVPKQEQFQASQFQALNKDEQVQLLHLLTKLQKQGGEDLWN